The DNA window CTCTCCCTCAACCTCTCCCCCCGGCCCTCCGTGCGCGGGAACGGTACCACCAGAAGAATCCCGCGGAGAGGAGGAGGGGCAGGACGAGGAGGAAAACCGTGATCTGGAGGTAGGCCGAGCGTGAGGCGGGGGAACCCGCCACGTAACAGACCGGGCAGGCCCACAAGGTCCTCGCGACGAGCAAAAACAAGAGATTAGTAAAGATAGACGATCGCATAAAGGACCGGCCAAACGGCGACCACGAACAGCCAATACATCCGGCATGCGGCGAGGGCGCCGGCCTTCTCCTCGGTGTAGGCCCCCCGGACGGCGCGGAAGAAACAGAAGAGGAGGAGGCACAGTCCCGCGACGACGTGAACGGCGTGGGCCCCGATGACGGCGTAGAAGAGCCCTCCGTAGATATTCCTGACCGTCGTGAGCCCGAAGCGGATCAGGCGCGACCACTCGTAGCCTTGGACGCCCAAGAAGACGAGACCCCCCAAGCCGGCCAGACCGATCGACCCCGCGACGCACAAGCGACAGCCCTTCTTCAGGGCCGCGCGGGACCGCCACAGGGCGAGACCGCTGAGAAGGAGAATGACGGTATTGACCCCGGTGACCGCGACCGGCAGGCGCGGTTGGCCCGCCGGCGGCCAAGGCAGGACTTGGGCGCGAAGGACCCAGTAGGCGCTCACAAGGCCGGCGAAGAACATGGCCTCCGCCGCCAAGAAAAGCAGCATGCCGAATTCGCTCGACCGGCTGCGGAGGGGGTTACTTTCCATAACCGTGCCGGATGTCCGGGGTCAGGCCGAAATAGAGGATCAACATGAAGGCGATGCCGACCAAGAGGATGGCCGTGACGTAGCGGGCCTCCCATTTAAGCCCCATGTAATAGGCC is part of the bacterium genome and encodes:
- a CDS encoding heme-copper oxidase subunit III produces the protein MESNPLRSRSSEFGMLLFLAAEAMFFAGLVSAYWVLRAQVLPWPPAGQPRLPVAVTGVNTVILLLSGLALWRSRAALKKGCRLCVAGSIGLAGLGGLVFLGVQGYEWSRLIRFGLTTVRNIYGGLFYAVIGAHAVHVVAGLCLLLFCFFRAVRGAYTEEKAGALAACRMYWLFVVAVWPVLYAIVYLY